From a region of the Neobacillus niacini genome:
- the fapR gene encoding transcription factor FapR: MRRTKKERQQMLKETIKENPFITDEDLAEKFQVSVQTIRLDRLELSIPELRERIKYVAEKKFEDEVRSLPLEEVIGEIIDIELDQSAISIFDVREEHVFIRNKIARGHHVFAQANSLAVAVINDELALTAKANIQFKRSVKQGERVIAKAKVLKIDDGLGRTIVEVTSYVNNELVFKGEFEMYRSEKSLKDEKR; the protein is encoded by the coding sequence ATGAGAAGAACAAAAAAAGAACGACAACAAATGCTTAAGGAAACCATTAAGGAAAATCCTTTTATAACGGATGAAGACCTAGCAGAAAAATTTCAAGTTAGTGTGCAAACCATCCGCTTAGACCGTCTGGAATTATCAATTCCTGAACTACGGGAAAGGATAAAGTATGTTGCCGAGAAAAAATTTGAAGATGAAGTCCGGTCTTTACCACTAGAAGAAGTCATTGGTGAAATAATTGATATTGAACTCGATCAAAGTGCGATTTCCATATTTGATGTTAGAGAAGAGCATGTTTTTATTCGGAACAAGATTGCTCGCGGGCACCATGTTTTCGCCCAGGCAAATTCACTAGCAGTAGCGGTAATAAATGATGAATTGGCGTTAACAGCAAAGGCAAATATTCAATTCAAGCGTTCTGTCAAACAAGGTGAACGAGTGATTGCCAAAGCAAAAGTTTTAAAAATAGACGATGGCCTTGGCAGGACGATTGTTGAAGTAACCAGTTATGTCAATAACGAACTTGTTTTTAAAGGCGAATTCGAAATGTACCGTTCAGAAAAATCATTAAAGGATGAGAAAAGATGA
- the recG gene encoding ATP-dependent DNA helicase RecG, whose translation MNQYLKQSVTVLKGIGEETAESLAEMKIYTVEDLLEYFPYRYEDYRLRELSEVKHDEKITIEGKVHSEPSLTYYGRKKSKLMIRMFVGQYLIKVVFFNQPYLKSKIVMNETITITGKWDAHRQTITANEMQVGQNTKTTDFEPVYSLKGKITTKGMRKFISIAFQQFGQYIEESLPLTLVKKYRLVDRNSALKAMHFPVNQEDVKQARRRLVYEEFLLFQLKMQALRKFEREHSPGIEQNYLETKVEKFIQSLPFPLTNAQSRVVSEILNDLKSPLRMNRLLQGDVGSGKTVVAAIGLYASVTAGYQGALMVPTEILAEQHAESLNGLLEPFGLRCELLTSSVKGKRRREILQQVSEGTVDILIGTHALIQDEVTFKKLGFVITDEQHRFGVEQRRVLREKGENPDVLFMTATPIPRTLAITVFGEMDVSVIDEMPAGRKAIETYWAKPEMLGRVLSFVEKELEKGHQAYVICPLIEESDKLDVQNAIDVHTTLTHHFQNRFKVGLMHGRLSSDEKDTIMKAFSTNEVQVLVSTTVVEVGVNVPNATMMVIYDAERFGLSQLHQLRGRVGRGSDQSYCILLADPKSEVGQERMRIMAETNDGFVLSEKDLELRGPGDFFGKKQSGVPEFKLADMVHDYRTLETARNDASLMIQSKTFWTRKEYQYLRNQLENTGVLEGEKLD comes from the coding sequence GTGAATCAATACCTAAAACAATCAGTTACAGTGTTAAAAGGAATTGGGGAAGAAACAGCTGAGAGTTTAGCAGAAATGAAAATATATACAGTCGAAGATTTATTAGAATATTTTCCTTACCGTTATGAAGATTATCGGCTTCGTGAACTCTCAGAGGTAAAGCATGATGAGAAGATTACAATAGAAGGGAAGGTTCATAGTGAGCCTTCTCTTACATATTATGGCCGGAAGAAATCTAAGCTGATGATTAGAATGTTCGTTGGACAATATTTAATTAAGGTTGTGTTTTTTAATCAGCCTTATTTAAAGTCAAAAATCGTTATGAATGAAACCATTACGATTACAGGTAAATGGGACGCCCATCGGCAAACGATTACCGCTAATGAAATGCAGGTTGGACAAAATACAAAAACAACAGATTTTGAGCCAGTATACTCATTAAAAGGGAAAATCACCACTAAGGGAATGCGTAAATTTATTTCGATTGCATTTCAACAATTTGGTCAATATATCGAGGAAAGTTTACCGTTAACTCTTGTCAAAAAGTATCGCTTGGTAGACCGCAATAGTGCTCTGAAGGCGATGCATTTTCCAGTTAATCAAGAGGACGTAAAACAGGCTCGCCGCCGTTTAGTTTATGAGGAATTTCTGTTATTTCAGTTAAAAATGCAGGCATTACGGAAATTTGAACGAGAGCACTCACCTGGAATTGAGCAAAACTATTTAGAAACGAAGGTAGAGAAATTTATTCAATCATTGCCCTTCCCTTTGACCAATGCACAGAGTCGTGTTGTATCAGAAATTCTAAACGACTTAAAATCACCTTTAAGGATGAACCGCTTGCTCCAAGGAGACGTGGGTTCGGGGAAAACAGTGGTTGCTGCGATTGGATTATATGCGAGTGTTACAGCTGGCTACCAAGGGGCATTAATGGTACCAACGGAAATTTTAGCAGAACAGCATGCTGAGTCCCTTAATGGTTTATTAGAACCGTTTGGGCTTAGATGTGAATTGTTAACGAGTTCTGTTAAAGGGAAACGAAGAAGAGAGATCCTTCAACAAGTATCTGAAGGTACAGTGGATATATTAATAGGGACACATGCTCTTATTCAAGATGAGGTTACCTTCAAAAAACTAGGGTTCGTCATAACGGACGAACAACACCGCTTTGGGGTTGAACAACGGAGGGTGTTACGGGAAAAAGGAGAAAATCCTGATGTCTTGTTCATGACTGCTACACCGATACCAAGAACGCTTGCTATTACCGTGTTTGGTGAGATGGATGTATCGGTCATTGATGAAATGCCGGCTGGCAGAAAGGCGATTGAAACCTACTGGGCAAAGCCGGAAATGTTAGGAAGGGTTCTTTCTTTTGTAGAAAAGGAATTGGAAAAGGGTCATCAGGCTTATGTGATTTGCCCATTGATTGAAGAATCAGACAAGCTGGATGTCCAAAACGCTATTGACGTTCATACTACTCTAACGCACCACTTTCAAAATCGCTTTAAGGTTGGACTTATGCATGGACGGTTAAGTTCGGATGAAAAAGATACGATTATGAAGGCATTTAGTACCAATGAGGTACAGGTGTTAGTTTCAACCACAGTAGTAGAAGTAGGTGTGAATGTTCCGAATGCTACGATGATGGTCATTTATGACGCAGAAAGATTTGGACTTTCCCAGCTCCATCAGCTTCGCGGCAGGGTAGGCAGAGGCAGTGACCAATCGTACTGTATTCTTCTAGCGGATCCAAAGTCAGAAGTAGGTCAGGAACGAATGCGAATAATGGCCGAAACAAATGACGGTTTCGTATTAAGTGAAAAGGACCTCGAACTGCGAGGACCTGGAGACTTCTTTGGTAAAAAACAAAGCGGGGTACCAGAATTTAAGCTTGCAGACATGGTTCATGATTACCGCACACTTGAAACAGCCAGAAATGACGCGTCTCTAATGATCCAATCAAAAACCTTTTGGACAAGAAAAGAATACCAATACCTAAGAAACCAGCTAGAAAACACAGGTGTATTAGAAGGAGAAAAACTAGATTAA
- the sdaAA gene encoding L-serine ammonia-lyase, iron-sulfur-dependent, subunit alpha: protein MFRNVAELVELAVSKNKKISEIMIEQEMNVTGRSREEVLAFMDRNLRVMEEAVERGIKGVKSHSGLTGGDAVLLQKYIEKGNFLSGKTILDAVSKAVATNEVNAAMGTICATPTAGSAGVVPGTLFAVREKLNPTREQMVEFLFTAGAFGFVVANNASISGAAGGCQAEVGSASGMAAAAIVEMAGGTPEQCAEAMAITLKNMLGLVCDPVAGLVEVPCVKRNAMGAANAMVAADMALAGITSRIPCDEVIDAMYKIGQSMPTALKETAQGGLAATPTGRELEAKIFGIPRV from the coding sequence TTGTTTCGAAATGTTGCAGAGTTAGTAGAGCTTGCTGTTAGTAAAAATAAAAAAATATCGGAAATAATGATTGAGCAAGAAATGAATGTCACCGGCCGTAGCCGCGAAGAAGTACTTGCTTTTATGGACCGTAATCTAAGGGTTATGGAAGAAGCCGTTGAACGAGGAATCAAAGGAGTTAAATCCCACTCAGGGTTAACCGGCGGCGATGCTGTTCTATTACAAAAGTATATTGAAAAAGGCAACTTCCTGTCAGGCAAAACGATCCTTGACGCAGTAAGCAAAGCGGTAGCAACCAATGAGGTCAATGCAGCAATGGGAACAATTTGTGCTACGCCGACTGCAGGTTCAGCTGGAGTTGTGCCCGGTACACTTTTCGCAGTGAGAGAGAAACTAAATCCGACTAGAGAACAAATGGTAGAATTTCTTTTTACCGCAGGAGCTTTTGGTTTCGTCGTTGCGAACAATGCTTCAATTTCAGGTGCTGCTGGTGGATGCCAAGCGGAGGTTGGTTCTGCTTCCGGAATGGCTGCAGCAGCTATTGTTGAAATGGCAGGCGGTACACCGGAGCAATGTGCAGAAGCAATGGCCATCACATTAAAAAATATGCTTGGTCTCGTTTGTGATCCTGTTGCCGGTCTTGTCGAAGTACCATGTGTAAAAAGAAATGCAATGGGTGCAGCCAATGCAATGGTAGCTGCAGATATGGCATTAGCAGGTATAACCAGCAGAATACCATGTGATGAAGTTATTGATGCCATGTATAAAATAGGACAATCAATGCCGACCGCATTAAAAGAAACAGCACAGGGAGGGTTGGCGGCAACTCCGACAGGTCGTGAACTCGAAGCTAAGATCTTCGGTATTCCGCGCGTGTAA
- the sdaAB gene encoding L-serine ammonia-lyase, iron-sulfur-dependent subunit beta, giving the protein MKYRSVFDIIGPVMIGPSSSHTAGAARIGRVARSLFGREPKWANISLYGSFAKTYKGHGTDVAIIGGLLDFDTDDVRIINAIDIAKERGIKLRFIEEEAVTDHPNTARVIIGDDKGELELVGISIGGGKIEITELNGFELKLSGNHPAILVVHNDRFGAIASVSNVLAKYEINIGHMEVARKEKGKLALMTIEVDQNIENKILQELEELPNILKVTKIVD; this is encoded by the coding sequence ATGAAATATAGAAGTGTGTTTGACATAATAGGACCTGTTATGATTGGACCATCGAGCTCGCATACTGCTGGAGCTGCGAGAATTGGCAGAGTTGCTAGGAGTTTATTTGGCAGGGAACCAAAATGGGCGAATATATCTTTATACGGCTCGTTTGCTAAAACGTATAAAGGGCATGGTACGGATGTCGCGATTATTGGTGGTTTGTTAGATTTTGATACCGATGACGTAAGAATCATAAATGCAATTGATATAGCGAAAGAACGGGGTATTAAACTTCGATTTATAGAAGAAGAGGCAGTTACGGATCATCCAAACACTGCTAGAGTAATCATTGGTGATGATAAAGGGGAATTAGAGCTAGTCGGAATCTCAATTGGCGGCGGCAAAATTGAAATAACTGAGTTAAATGGCTTTGAATTAAAATTATCCGGAAACCATCCAGCCATTTTAGTGGTTCATAATGATCGTTTTGGTGCTATCGCAAGTGTTTCCAATGTCCTGGCAAAATACGAAATCAATATTGGCCATATGGAAGTTGCAAGAAAAGAAAAAGGAAAGCTTGCTCTTATGACCATTGAAGTAGACCAAAATATCGAAAATAAAATCCTTCAAGAACTAGAAGAATTACCAAATATACTGAAGGTTACAAAAATTGTTGATTAG